A window of Elephas maximus indicus isolate mEleMax1 chromosome X, mEleMax1 primary haplotype, whole genome shotgun sequence genomic DNA:
aaaaaatccgtttgGTGGTAATTTCAAAACAAGTTTCCAAAAGGCTGAAGAGACGCCAGCCCTTTTGACTTGCAGGAATCACGCATAAGAAAAGGACTCAAAGTATTACAGAACATGCTTATTTTAATTGTCGGGGGTTTCCAATGCAAAGCACTACAACTTAAATGCATATTCCAAATTCTTGCTCCAAAGCCATCCTCTTTGTGCACTGTAAAGGAGGAAAAACAACCCCCATTgttctctgcaaaaaaaaaaaaagcactgttcCGCAGATCCCCCTACCCCACCACAGATCTGGGTCAGCCATGCTAATGAGCTGCCCACCCACCTGGGGCCCTTCCCAAGGTGGCCCACGGTAGCTTCCCCTTACGTTCAGGAGCCTAAAATGCCTGAGCCTGGGCAGCCCCGAGAGGGCCGCCTTTGCGTTCGGCTGTTGGCCTCCACGAGGATACAACCTGAAACAATTCGTGCCACTTATTTTCCTAGAGGAGCTGGGGTCAAAAGTCACACTGCTCCATTtttgtctcacttttttttttttttttatcaccagaCACGTCTGAAGGCGACTCCACAGAATTTTTCTGCGGAGAAAACACGAGCCTGGGCTCCGAGAACTACCAGGGTTCTTTCACACGCAAGCATGGAGGCAGTTAAGCAGAAGCCGAATGAAAATTTTCGGGATTGTGGCCTTTCTACTCTTCATACATTGGTACAGTAGTGCCAATTCTCATAGGTTCCGGTTTAAGTGAGATATGCAGAAAACGGGGGCCTGAGGCCCATGCCAGGTTCGGTCTCGCCAGGGCACATCTGTATGGACAACTAAGACACTTTATTTGGAAACGTTGGCTAGCTGCGCCCTCCTCACGGGCCCCGCGATTGTCCTGAGAAGGTAGCCGTGTGCACTCCGGGGCATCTTTTGGGGCACAAAGGCGCTGGGTACTCCCAATCCGGGCATGATAAATCCAAATGGCATCCCCCACCCATGGAGGCGGGGGGGGGAGGGTCTTCAGCCGGGCCGGGAGTGGGGGCgacctctggtgggtttgatgCCCAAGTCCCCCGAGACCCCTGCCCCCACAAGGGCTAGTCAACTTCCCCCACGCAGGATACCCTGAACAACTTCTGTGCTTCCGTGTTTTAACAATTTTGCGCTCGGCCGCCACGACCTATATTCCCTTGCGAGGCGCTCAGGGCCGAGGCAGAACAAGGGGTGGGAAGCACACGACACTTCGGCGGCCCGCGGCCTGCACTCGGCTGTGCTCCGCGGGGGTTCGCATCCGGCCGCCATGTTCAGCACTCGAGAGCCGCCCCCAAACCcacccccttcctccttcccctccccctccctctctgctGCAAAGCCGCTTTCAACTCGACCCCCCACCCCTGGCCGCCGAAGCCGCCCCGACGGCAGCGGGCTGTGCGCCTGCGCGGCGCGGCGCGGCGCGGGCCGGGTGGGGGGCGGCGGGTTGGAGAGGCCGGAGCCCAGGGCCAGGGGGCCTGAGTCGGGCGGGAGACCCCTCTCCGCCCAGCGGGACCCCGCGCGGGTCCGGCCCGGCGCTTGCACGTGCGCGCAAAAACCCTTTTCAAAGTCCCTTcctggcggggcgggggggcctTGGGCcggccgcccccccccccccaggcccCTGGCCGCACCGCCTCGGCGGAGGGTCGCGCGCGAGGCCGGGAGCCGCCGGGGAGTCGGGCCGGCACGGCCTGCAGGCGGACAAGGCCCCCGCCCCTCCGCCGCAGGGAAATCCCGGGAACAAAGTTTGCGGCCCGCGCGGCGCAGCGCCCTTCGCAGCTCACCATTGTTTGGGCTCGTATTGACCCCGGGTCCGGATTAGGCAGCGGCGGCTTTCGGCTTTACAGCCCCGCCGGCCTAATGAGGCCGGAGGCGGTGGGGCGCGAAGCGTCCTCGGAGCCTGGCGGCCCCGGGGCCCTGTAGGTGGGGGTCAAAGGGTCAGCGGGCCGAGACCGCGAGAGGACCGACCCTAGGAAACGAGCAGGCCCCCGGCCCCGGCCCAGACCTCCATCGCCAGTCACTAGAACTTGATGTGGAGATGGGGATTCTGCAGCGCTAGGGATCTGAGGGCTTCCGAGCTGGAGCCCAGACTTCTGAAACCCTGGCTTCTCCCCCGGCCAAAGCCCGACTTGGGCCTCCAGGGCCAGAAGCCAGGGAGCAAACCAACCCATCTGCCAGGCGGAGGAGAGCCCGCCCTGCAGGGGTAGGCAGGCTGGTGGCGTTGCATTCAGAAATTTAAATGGCAAGATGCTCTTAGACTTTTTTCGTTTGTTTATGGAGTTTTCTGAGGGGTAGGGGGGGTTAAGGGAGCCAGGGGCGAAAGGCAAAGAGACACCAGGCggtgagaaggtagaaagggcgGAGGGGCGAGGAAGTCCTGAACACATCTACTTTCCCGGGAGGCTTTTTGAGCGGAGGGCCCGGCTAGGAAGTCTCCAGCCTTCGCAGTAGCGAAGCCGGGCTGCCCTGCTCACCCTGATCTTTAGCTTTCCGAACTGGATGAAGGCTAGATTTCTATCTGCGTGGCCCAAGTTTGGGAGATTAGACacctcctcctttcccacccaACGGTGAAAATCTTAACGTTAAATCACACATTTGAAAAAGGATATGGTCTTCTAACAAAGGTCTTGCCAGGTGCAAGAAGGAAAATAAGTAAATCACTAAGCCTAGTTGGGGCTTCACTCTGATTGTGAGCCGCCGACATTATGGTTCCCAGTTGGTCCAGTTCTTTACATGTGCAAGGTTGTTAGATCTGtgggtgttttttatttttttgatttttttaaggtgTTCGTTTTTGGGGGGAGAGGTGCTTATTCTCTATGATATTATACTAAAAATTCAAGAATGTAAATATGTATCCCCAGAGGCAGATTATAGGAAGCAGAAACTCAGTTTTCTGCCAGAACAGTTTTCTTTGCCACAGACGACATGGGCAGAGAACATAGACTATTTAAGAGAAAATGATACTACCCCAAATTAGAAATAATCTTTTATATTACCTTAATATTGGTTATCATCATTGCTATTAATTAGTGTGATTTTAGGACACACACAATGGTTTACGAATTTCAAGCTCACTAAAGAAAGATCAAAGTATTTTTTATGTCACCTAAGGGGGGGTCCAAGTTTGAATGAATAATCTTAACACCAATCCATCACTTCACTCCcgtttaaagttaggtttaggttgggATAGAGGGGACTTGTGGAGAAAATCGTAAACTCTGGGAGCTCAGTGCACATTCCAGGAAAGAATACACTATCCCACTCTCACACTGGAACACCTCTAGAGCCAATCTTCTTAATATGCACTTTCTGAAAACTTGCTGAACATTTAAAATGGTCTCTGGTTTGAAGTGAAGGAAAATCCTGGAATAGGAATTTGACCCAGCACCCTCAATGTCAAGGTCAAGATTGGAGTGTTGCCAGTAGGAGTAGTAGGCTGACCAGGTTACCTGCTCATCACATGTGTAGTCATCCCAATTTCTCTTCACAGCATTCACGCCCTTGCCCTGGCTATCGGTGGAAGAAAGTGCAAAAGCTCCCATTTTCCACAAACAAAAAAGATGCCTCCAAAGCAGTTTACAATTACAAACTATCAATAATTAATTTGTTGTTGACACAGAGCCTtagataactttaaaaaaatacattgcttCAGCTGTATCCAGGGAATCAAAGTTTCCTTTAATCATCAGAAGTTCTCTGAGCATTTCACTTTATGGTTGATTTattttaacatgaaaaaaaaaaaaacaggcaccaAATACAAAAATGTTATAACATAAATAAGATGTGCCAagactttatttctttaaaaagaacaatgaacaaaATTCTAGAATTAAAAATGATTATAATACCAAAGCGACTGTCACCAAAACACTGAGAGCATTGCCCCTTAAAGAGAAGGAGGTGCTTAAGCCTATTTATTACATTTCTAAATACTTTATAATTCCTTATCTCCACCTTTCTATTTGCTGACCTGCAAACTTATTGTTCACGCAGCTTGGGATCAATATTAAACAGCAccctaaattaataaaaaaaggtCTCTCAGTACTCTATCTACTCCAACCCCCCAAAATAACAATCTCTtagtttctttttgaaattacCATTGTAAAAGAACTGTTTGTCCAAATGAgttgcttcactggagaaagattAATTGGATTAATATTTTATCACAAAGCAAACAAccatttttcattgttattgattttaaTGGAAACAATGCTCTTAACATTTTTGCCTACAAACCACgaactttaaaaatacatatttcgcaaatgtttttctttccatAATATCATTTCAGAACCGCTGCAGTTATTACACCGCTCTATATGTTACGAATAATTGCAATACTTATGAATGGAActatgtacagcaaaacaaatCAGCCTTTGCTGTCAAAAACTGTAAATGGACTATGGTTCTTTTAAGAAGCACTTTAACTGTAAGTAAGCACTGCTCAACTGGCCTTACTCATCGCCACTATTCCAGACATATGCTAGCTTTTGAAAATATACAGATAGCTAGAGTTGATAGGCAGATTAGAGTAGATAAGTCATAGATACAAACATATATAGGTATATGGGTGATCTCTAGATAGAATAGACAGACATGCATCCTGCCACAATGTGCATTTTTATGTAAGGTAATAAAGAACTAAGGGACATAAAACTCATTAGTTTACCTTATGTTTATATATGTAGGGCAGGGATGATTAAATCCAGCTTCTCAGTCTTTGAAGTACAAGATTGAGATGTCATGGCCACTAACTGAATTGATCAGTAATATTTCATTTGCATGCCGAAAATCCAGGACAAACACATTTAAACTCGTAGTTAAACAACCATCTGAGCTAAAGAAGGGAGGGTCTTCCCAGATGGAAACTGACACTGTAAAGAATCTAGACtgcaatagaaaaataatttaacaattaaaaaaggGATCTGAATGAATTATAAATACCAACAAGCAAGATTTAATTTGCTCGCATCTCCTCTTTGTAGAAGGAGGCTGTTACAAAACAAGAGAAAGGAGTCGTCAGTGGTTCAAAAATTGTAAATTGTGTTCTTCTTTCAAAACAATAAATTTTTAATGCTAAAGCAGTTATAATCAAAAGCTGTACAGAATTTGTTAGAAAACATTTATCCATAAATATTGTTCAGTTCCCGGCACTTGTAGCAATAATTAAATTACAAACGATAAATATGGCATCAATGGATatgtatttacaaaaaaaaagttattacaaAAGGCAACTGCATACTAAATGTCACAATCTGTGTAGAGTAACATCACATCCTCAGCCTgaaaaaatactgaacaacagtttcgaccccattaaaaaaaaaatacattcacaAGTGTAATGCTTTGAGGAAAAGTTCAAGACATAACAGGACTTTGGCACGGTTTAGGACTGTGAGAGTTGAAACAATCACCACTAAGGCGAAAAAGAATTTCCATCAGTTTAACATTACCACCACCAACAAACCTTCTATAGCTTCCTCTCAAGCAACAGGACAAGTGTTAAAATTAATTGAAGGAGTTTAGGGATGGGGTAGGCAGAGAGCaaaggaaagggggagggggaagcagttttaaagattaaaaaaaaaaatccttcaaatgCCAAAACATATTTTCTAATCCTGAGAAAAGGGCATGGTTACTTTTGGATCTTGCCCAAAACCTTCCTGGATAATTGCAATTAACAAGATGTAGCCCTATATATGGCTGCTTGCCTTAAAACTCCATTTCCATCTGATTGgtctcagttttctttttaaaatgcatttggtCCATTTTATGGATAACAGGGTTTGTGTGTGTCCTCAGACGTACCATTCGTTAAAATTGGGAGGAAGTCCAGGGTTGTGGCTGGTGCTAGTTTGAATTGCAGAAGGGGTTTTAGTGGTATCTTTACTGTTTGCAGAAGCTATAGCGGGTGGAGTGGAAGATTCATAGCCTGAACTGGCAGCAGGGGAGGAATCTGACCCTTGAGATTCATGAACCTAAAATTAACATGTATATATTATAATGAATATAATTCCAACTGGCAATGTGCAAGTAAAAACAGAATTTGAGCACCGTAAGAGCAAGACCGCCCAGTGACCCACTTAAAAGAGaaatgctgggttttttttttttttaatttccatatcACCGATGTGTAGAAAACCCGGAGATGTTCGCCAACCAGTTTCTGTCCTAAGATTGGCATCACGGAAAAGGAACAAAACACTTCGTTTTATTCATGCCCCTTTAAAGAAGGCTTTCTCCGCGGATGGAGTGGGCTACGCAGTTACTCTTTGGGGCCCTATAAAATACTCCGGGCCCAGCTTTCACCAAGCCTGTTTGAGCTTGGGAAAACGGGTGCAGAGGAGAGTGGCACAGGGGCCCTGGGCGCTGCGAATTCTCAGACAAACGTGTGAGACCCAGACCTCTCTCCTCGGCTCTATTGTCTTATCCGAAGCCGAAGAGCCAATAGCCCACCCACCCCGGGTTCGGCGTGGCCACTCTCGGTTCCCACCGCGGGCTGAGCCGGGAAGAAGCGGCCACCGCAGTCTGAGCCCGGCGAGCTCGGCTAGAGCTTCCCAGTAAACAACCGATTGTTCCCTCcgcttcctccccctccctcctgtatCCCTCCCCCCCGGGGTCCCCCAAATGGGTTCAAGGTGTCACCGCTGGAGCAAATCGGATTTAACGTGGAGGACAGAGGGTTGGCAGCGCGGACGCTTCCGTTCCGCGGCCGGTCCCGGGCCGAGTGTTTATAAACCGCCGACCGCTAATAAAGAGGTAATTACCTTCATGTGTTTGCGCAGGGAGCTCGGGTGCGTGTAGGACTTGTCGCACACTTTGCAGATATAGGGCTTGTCCGAggtgtgcacatgcatgtgctTCTTGCGGTCGCTGCTGTTGGCAAAGCGTCTGTCACAGCCTTCAAATTCACATTTGAAAGGTTTCTCACCTGCAAAGGGAAAAAACgcaaaagggggagggggaggaatacGGTCAGGGCCGGGAGCTTCCCAGGACTGAGTCGCGGGAGACTGCTGACCCGGCAGTCTTCCCGGAGAGGGAGCGCCGACTGCGGGCGGCTGCGGCATCTCTTTtccctggagaaaaatggagagcgCTGGATGAGCCTGTTGGGCTGGGGAGTGGTGGTCGGGGGCGGGGATGGGGCAGGGCCGGCCCAGAACCTGACCGTCCCTTTGTTCTCGCAGGACTGGAGAGCCCCGGGCTCCTCCGAAGTTTCCCCTAAGTTGTGGTACGACCCCACCCGGCCCAGGGCTCCCAACGCGCTGCCACATTCCGCCGCCACCTTGGCGAGGTAACCGAGCCCTGGCGGGACAATGGGCCAGGGACGGGACAATCCCATTCGGCTTTTTCTTTGTACCTTTTAATTTGCCTCTTTCAAATGCAGGGTTTTTCTAAGTGAGCCCAGCGTTAAAAGCCTGGGCAGTCGTACTTAACGTTcgaaaagagaaaaatgtataaatcCAGGGGCTTCGGACAGTTTTACAAGCTGTTCTGTACAAGGCACCGAACTGCGGTGCCTTTTCTAGTTTAGCTTTCCTCCTGGAACACTGAATTGAACCTGGAACTCCAAATAAAAATAGTTTGACAAAAGTATCAGTCATTTAATTAGCAGATGTGCCAATCAAGTTAAAAAAGAGCGGAAGTAACCGAAAGTTAGTTTTCATTAGCATTTCTATGGTTGCCTTTCTCGAATGTGTGCCCAGAGCTAAGTCGCTTGTAAGCAATACGCTCTCATCGTATTCGGAGTCCCTTCATAGTAACCCAGAAAGAGAGACAAAAAGAGGCGGCGCCGGCTTGTTCCTGGGCGCGAGAAGGTCCCCAATTAGTTCCTCCGAGACCGCAGAGCCGTCTGCCCGGGAAGTTAGAAGTGGGCAAAAGCGCCGCGGGGTGGGGAGAGCGAGAGCGGAGGGGCGCTGACAGCGCTTCTCTTCAGAACGGCCTTCGGGGGCGCCGCCCTCTCTCTCCGTGGTCGCCAACCCTTTCTCCCGCGTGCTGCAAGTCCGCTCCGGGAGCCCCGCGCCCGCCTGCCTTCCCCCTTACCTGTGTGGGTTCTCTTGTGGATCTTGAGGTTCTCAGAGCGGGCGAAGATCTTCCCGCAGCCCGGGAAGGGGCACGGGAAGGGTTTCTCGCCCGTGTGCACTCGGATGTGGTTGACCAGTTTGTACTTCGCCTTGAAGGACTTGCCCTCGCGGGGGCACTCCTCCCAGTAGCAGACGTGGTTGTTCTGCTCCGGGCCCCCCACATGCTCCATGGTGACATGCGCCACCAGCTCGTGCATGGTGCTGAAGGTCCGGTCGCAGATCTTCTTGGGCCGGCTCAACTGAGCATCGTCGATCCACTTGCACGACAGCTCCTGCTTGATGGGCTGCCGCATGTAACGGAAGAAGGCGCCGGGCCCGTGATGGGCCGCTACGTTCACGCCCATGTTCATGTTCATGGGGCTGTAGTTGGGGAACTGCGCGCCGGCCGCGTAGGGGTCCGTGCGCGGGCTGGCCACCGGGCGGTACGGGTCTGCACGACCGAACAGCTCCCCTCGCAGCCCCAGGTGGACCTGGTTGTTGTCGACGTGCCCGGTGGGCGACGGGTGCCCAGCGCTCTGCTCATGCAGCCCGGAAAAAAGCAGGTAGCCGGGGGGCTCCGGGATACCCGCGGGCGCGTGCAGGCTGCCCGCCGAGCCGGCGAAGAGCCCGTGCTGCCCAGCGCCCGAGGCCGTCTCGCCAAGCCCGGAGCCGCGCTGGCGGAACAGAAAGTCGCGCGTGGAGTTGAAGGCGGCAGAGGCCGCGCCGCCGTAGCTGGGCACCTGGCCagcgtggtggtggtggtgatggtggtggtggtggtggtggcccagGGCGTTGGCGTAGCCCGAGCCCTGCGGCGTGAACGCCGAGCTCTGGCCCGAGGACAGATCGTGAGCCGCAGCTGGGCTCAGCTtgaaggcggcggcggcggcggcggcggcggcggcgtggGGCGAGTCCCCGAAGGGGTTCAGCCCCATGCCGGCCGGCTCGCGGTTGGGCATCTCGTGGTGGCGCGGCGCGCCGAAGCTGCCCACTCCCAGCCCGGGGAACTGCGGGCCTCCGTCCAGGAGCATCGTCATGGGTGGGGCGATCTGGCTGTGGTGGTCGAACGAGGAGCTCTCCGAAGTGCCGCAGTCAGAGAGGAGCGGTGGCTGGCCGCTGCCCGCAGCCTCCCAAGGCGCGTCCAGGGGCTGCAACTTTCCGTCGCTGCCCGAGTCTCCTGCAGAGGGacaagagggaggaggggagaaggagCGGGAGGGGAAGAGGAGGGGGAGGCGAGGGAGGAGAAAGGC
This region includes:
- the ZIC3 gene encoding zinc finger protein ZIC 3 isoform X1, with the translated sequence MTMLLDGGPQFPGLGVGSFGAPRHHEMPNREPAGMGLNPFGDSPHAAAAAAAAAAFKLSPAAAHDLSSGQSSAFTPQGSGYANALGHHHHHHHHHHHHAGQVPSYGGAASAAFNSTRDFLFRQRGSGLGETASGAGQHGLFAGSAGSLHAPAGIPEPPGYLLFSGLHEQSAGHPSPTGHVDNNQVHLGLRGELFGRADPYRPVASPRTDPYAAGAQFPNYSPMNMNMGVNVAAHHGPGAFFRYMRQPIKQELSCKWIDDAQLSRPKKICDRTFSTMHELVAHVTMEHVGGPEQNNHVCYWEECPREGKSFKAKYKLVNHIRVHTGEKPFPCPFPGCGKIFARSENLKIHKRTHTGEKPFKCEFEGCDRRFANSSDRKKHMHVHTSDKPYICKVCDKSYTHPSSLRKHMKVHESQGSDSSPAASSGYESSTPPAIASANSKDTTKTPSAIQTSTSHNPGLPPNFNEWYV
- the ZIC3 gene encoding zinc finger protein ZIC 3 isoform X2 translates to MTMLLDGGPQFPGLGVGSFGAPRHHEMPNREPAGMGLNPFGDSPHAAAAAAAAAAFKLSPAAAHDLSSGQSSAFTPQGSGYANALGHHHHHHHHHHHHAGQVPSYGGAASAAFNSTRDFLFRQRGSGLGETASGAGQHGLFAGSAGSLHAPAGIPEPPGYLLFSGLHEQSAGHPSPTGHVDNNQVHLGLRGELFGRADPYRPVASPRTDPYAAGAQFPNYSPMNMNMGVNVAAHHGPGAFFRYMRQPIKQELSCKWIDDAQLSRPKKICDRTFSTMHELVAHVTMEHVGGPEQNNHVCYWEECPREGKSFKAKYKLVNHIRVHTGEKPFPCPFPGCGKIFARSENLKIHKRTHTGEKPFKCEFEGCDRRFANSSDRKKHMHVHTSDKPYICKVCDKSYTHPSSLRKHMKCCPAWYPGQSLIPDEELDTDVGMQQPALHNTTNPKCRVNAEPTVQEMIY